The Centroberyx gerrardi isolate f3 chromosome 8, fCenGer3.hap1.cur.20231027, whole genome shotgun sequence genomic sequence TGCGAGGCAGAAATAATTGGAGAGGCCGcgattcctcctcctcctaataTCGAGGGGGACGCGCCCGCCCCGCCGAATCTCCGCCCACGCCCAGATGTTTCTGTCAAACGAGCAGCGGGAGCCGCAGCGCGCCGACGCCCGAGAGCCCGAGGATTTACCTTGAGGTGGTAAACGTTCCCCTGTGCCCTCATCACCATCTCGTTGGCCGGGATCGACTGGCCGCAGGCGCTGCACGCCCCACTGTGCCCGAACAGTCTGCaaagcacacaaaaaaacacacacagattggcTTCAGCTAAAAACCGGCAGCTTcgttcatctcctcctcctcctccctcctcgtcATCCTCCCTCTCACCTGATGTAGTCGCTCCGGCACAGAATCATGCCCCCTTTGCTGTAGCAGGTGGTGCCAATGTCCCCCAGCTGGGCCTGGCAGCACGAGCACTTGAGGCAGCGCGTGTGCCAGTAGCGCTCCATGGAGAAGAGCAGGAAGCGGTCGGCGATCTTCCCCCCGCAGCCCGCGCACGACCTGGGGGCCGGCGGCACGCCCGGTGCCTGGCTGTTCACCATGCTGGGCCCTCGGCGGCGCCTGGGGACACCGGCAGGAGAGACGTTtattagcagagagagaggcggaaCAGGCTGGTAGTAGCGGAGGGTAGACCCAGctttttttttaggctgacgTCAATATtcatgacataaattcatagtagaCAGGATAggctgtgatgtcacactgatGTAAGTGATGTGAGGAAAGGGTCTTTTGAGCAtcaatgaatgcttttctgtaCATATCATTGATTTCTGATTCTATTGGTGgttctttaataataataataatcaccaAGTCCtttgtatttaccactacatcattaCACCACAACAGCCCTATCCACTGCCACTATGCTCTGACAAAACCATATATAGGTCTTCAAGCCAGAATGATTTGACTGATAACAGATCAGTTCAGCACCTGTAACAGGTTGATTCAAACAATAAAGGGCAGTAAAGAAAATTGATTTTCACAGGAATTCATTGATATTTCACTACATATCCAGATAAATATCACAAGAAAAGCAAATATCACAGTCTTGTTCATGTAAATACCAGCAACAATATATCAGTAGCAACTCCTGTAATGACTAGCAGAGGGAAGAACAGTTTCTTTGGCATCAACATTGTATCAACAATGTATTTGATgcgcatgtaaaaaaaaaaaaaaaaaggtgaagtCCCCAAATGGGACTGCTGGAAAAGTGCCAGTTTGGAGTCAAAATATGCTAATGGTAATACACAGAAAAGCAATACCTCTGCATTTACACAACACTATTCCAGTTATTTTGCCCTTAGTGTTGTGCTGTAAGCTAACCCCAGAAAAGGCTATAGAAGCGTAGAAGGACGCTTTCACGAGGAATTTACGTacggaggagaaaaaaaaaagacgagacGTCTTACCTTGACGAGCCAGAGGTTTTCCTGTGGAGAAGTTTGAGAAGCCGgacaaaaaaaattcagaagAAGCACAAGCCGCTTCAAGTTATATAACCGCGGTTAGACTTGACATGTTCTGGTTTCCATAGATTTTCCAGAGCATGGCAAAGCAACACAACAAAGGTGATAGTTGGGGAAAAGTCTCTCCCGACGTCCGCGAGCCGCTGAGAAAGAGCTAAATGTAGCAGTGAGGAGGCGACATGAGGCGGCTTCGGTTCCCGTTCCTCCCCGTTATATCTGCCTGTCTATCAGCATGCCTTCATCTGTCTCTAATGCTTTTGACAGCAACACTATTCATCAAATTGCGCAAGAGGCTATTTAAATTACCGAGCGGTGATGTAGACTACATGAAGCGCGCGGCGGCCAATAGGAGAGCAGTGGGCGTGGCTGCAGTCAAAATGATTTATGGGTGTATAGTGGCTTATtaatattcacattcacacccatTAAGATCCCCATAGGTTTTAACAGCATGTATGGACTGTATTGACATGTATGGAAAtcagctataaaaaaaaacataaatgatggTACAAGATTTTTATGGTTTACAACCATGTAGACCATAAATCGTCTTGCATCCTTTAATGTATGTGTACACGTGgaggaaatgtgtgtcaaaaaaaaaaaaaaaatccactatCATAAATGTTCTACATGCATTTATTGGTCATAAATGCACCATTCaaattcttgaaataagttgatttgatgaagtgaaattatgtcttttaattgttttaagaaaaataagattcaatagagggatattttttatataatcTATATAAACCGAGATACAAATCTTTTACATTTCCTCCATATgtgtaaatatatacagtatatacacagtGTATATGCATATATGGAGGAAATGTAGGCTATGTCAACACTACAAAGGGTCTgcttcacatacagtatgttcatgtCTATTTTAATAAGACATTTACTCTCAtattctgttcttaaaataagtgaaaaattcCAATTGTTCctgatgcagtttcacttgtctCAGGGATTTTctagtgtcaatatcttgaaaaaatTCAGAATAACACAGATCACAACACTAGAGTATTAACAAAATGCCACTTGAACGTTTCTGAATCTAGTCATTTAGTTCATTTAAGTTCAATGATCTCACCCCATGTGCAGATTGTTCCcttgttttaaaaaatggaatttcaaaactcaatactagattaacaaATTATAACTTGATGGTCTTTAACTTTATTGTTATGCCACACGATTATGTTGGAagaagaaggtgtgtgtgtgtgtgtgtgtgtgtgtgtgtatgtgtgtgtgtgtgtgtgtgtgtgactgtgtgtgtgtgcgtgtgtgtgtgtgtgtgtgttagtgaggggtgctttttttttgccccGGTCTTTGGCACCCATGGGTGCCCGGTGTGCTGTGCCTGGACCCCATGGGTGTCCTTTGCCACCCTTTGTGGAagcccccacctcccctcccccttgtCAATGTATTGTCAATTTGTTTTGTCATATGGGTTATCTCAGTGTTTACAACAGAGAATACAACCTTTTAATGAAAGAAACAATGGAACTCAGAACAATGAAGCGACTTAAGGcttatttttttcactctgttctctgaatcactttattcagaCCAGCTTTGTTTCATcacagaaacacattagaaAGAGTAGAAatgcacactttttttttttcctcttgtatCTGTGTGCAAAAAACCTATTGATCCTGAATGGACACTTTCAATCTTGTGTTtatcaaatgtatttctttgaATACTGCATGATCTTATCACCAAATAACTGCAATTATACTGATAATAGATGCAATTTAATGTAATTTCCAATAAATCACGTAatgtgaggtcagaggtcaggctcagctacagaacagcagtcctggagctggtaggtgATTCAGTTTCTTGCTCATGGGTGGATTAAATGGTCTCAGTCACACCAACCTGTTGCCTTGCTGTACTGCTTACTGAGTGCCAGCAGAGGACAGCATCCTATTATGTTGCACTGAGCGGGCATTGGGTCAGTAGGAATGTAGAGTTTGTACGCCCTGTTGTATGAGGTTTGGATATGGATGGAAGAATATAGGCTGCATTTATACAGGAACAAAGGATCTCACTCTTcttggcaaaaaaacaaaacaaaaaaaaatagggaaagCTGCTGTATCTGATTTTTCAGATCTGTGCTTCAAAGGGACAATCGGAggggttttttgttgttgttggggtgggggtt encodes the following:
- the lmo4lb gene encoding LIM domain transcription factor LMO4-B, translating into MVNSQAPGVPPAPRSCAGCGGKIADRFLLFSMERYWHTRCLKCSCCQAQLGDIGTTCYSKGGMILCRSDYIRLFGHSGACSACGQSIPANEMVMRAQGNVYHLKCFSCATCRNRLMPGDRFHYVNGTIFCEHDRPGAALLNSHLPPLQSNSVLTDQKVC